Part of the Paenibacillus guangzhouensis genome is shown below.
CCAGACAAGTTCGTGATAGGAAATCTTTAAAGTGCATCAAGTGTAGTATTTGTTATTGACAGATTTTAACATGATGAAGATAATAATACTAATTATGGTAAAAGGAGGTAAATTGGCGGCCGACATAATTTTTAATAGACTTGGTATCGCAAGAATTCAGTCGTCCTTCTTATCTTAATCTTGTAAAGGAGTGTAACTATGTACGAAAAAATCGTAGACATTTTGTGCTCTATCAAGGAAGACCAACCGGAACTCCGTCAATCCTTATCCCCCGAAATGAATCTGAACAACGATATTGGCCTCGATTCCCTACAAATGATTCAATTTATGCTCAAAGTCGAAGAACAATTAAACGTGGTCATTGATTACGATCAATTCGATTACGAACATCTCCAGTCGATCCATACTTTTATCGCATTTCTGAATCGGTGCCAGCCACAAGAGCAGCCATTGTACGAAGATGTTAAGCAGTAGAGCCGTCGCGATTTCGCAACTCGTGATGGGTTCCTTCGATCCCGAAACGCGCTGGAGAGATCCGAATTTGGCCCGGCTGCCTTCGATGCCCGATCCGGACAGAGAATCGATTGTCCTATGCATGGACGAGCTGCTTTTTCCATTCTGCGGACCTGACGATGTCCTCTATAGCCGCTGCAAAATCGATCCGGCACTTCAAACGTACTTGAACGGCTTGGGTTTTTCTTTTCGTGCCCGTTATCGCTTTGATCTGAACGATGAAGAGGAGCTCTTGCCAGAACAGGACGTATTCAAGCGCTGCATGTTCAGGCTTGCGCTAGATCAAGGCGCCAACGATGGATTAGCGGATAGGGAGTTGCATGCAGCGGCCTTGTCACCGTACGCGATCACGGCAGATACGGCAGCTTACCTTCAAGCGGCGGGCAGATCTCATCCTTTGCCGGACCTAGAGACGGTCGTTCGGGTCAATTCCAAAATCTACTCTCATCGGCTTCTGGCAACCATCGGCGAAAAGCGCTACGGCACGGAGACGAGTAGCGCTTCGGAAATGGAGGAGGTTGGAACCATTCTGCTGAAAGATGGACCGTATTTGGTGAAAGATCCTTTCGGCGTATCGGGGAAG
Proteins encoded:
- a CDS encoding acyl carrier protein, producing MYEKIVDILCSIKEDQPELRQSLSPEMNLNNDIGLDSLQMIQFMLKVEEQLNVVIDYDQFDYEHLQSIHTFIAFLNRCQPQEQPLYEDVKQ